In the genome of Streptomyces collinus, one region contains:
- a CDS encoding magnesium and cobalt transport protein CorA: MSMAGNLRKVTSLGGVGGLRKVARLARRRPRVDLSHPARSPLGSSVVNCVTYRDGVRTPARGDLVDTVQRVRKSREGFVWLGLHEPTDQEFAGIAELFDLHPLAVEDAIEAHQRPKLERYGETLFAVFKTVCYVEHEELTATSEVVNTGEIMLFVGADFVITVRHGRHGSLGPLREELESDPGQLAKGPSAVLHAIADHVVDDYLTVTDSVHGDIDQVESDVFSESGARTDPGRIYQLKRELLELKRAVVPLSRPLEDLATRPIRAVDPEIQAYFRDVSDHLLRAKEQIAAFDELLNSILQAHLAQVTVAQNEDMRKITAWAAIVAVPTMVCGVYGMNFDHMPELHWRYGYGMVIGVISVACFALYRGFRRSGWL, translated from the coding sequence ATGTCCATGGCAGGGAATCTGCGGAAGGTCACGAGCCTCGGCGGCGTCGGCGGCCTTCGCAAGGTGGCTCGGCTGGCCCGGCGGCGCCCGCGCGTCGACCTGAGCCACCCGGCCCGGTCCCCGCTGGGCTCCTCGGTGGTGAACTGCGTGACGTACCGGGATGGCGTCCGCACCCCCGCGCGCGGCGATCTGGTGGACACCGTGCAGCGGGTGCGCAAGAGCCGGGAGGGCTTCGTCTGGCTCGGTCTGCACGAGCCCACCGACCAGGAGTTCGCGGGCATCGCCGAACTCTTCGACCTGCACCCGCTGGCCGTCGAGGACGCGATCGAAGCGCACCAGCGCCCCAAGCTGGAGCGCTACGGCGAGACGCTCTTCGCGGTGTTCAAGACGGTCTGCTACGTCGAGCACGAGGAACTGACGGCCACCAGCGAGGTGGTCAACACCGGCGAGATCATGCTGTTCGTCGGCGCGGACTTCGTGATCACGGTGCGGCACGGCCGGCACGGCTCGCTCGGCCCGCTGCGCGAGGAGCTGGAGTCCGATCCCGGCCAGCTCGCCAAGGGCCCCTCGGCGGTGCTGCACGCGATCGCGGACCACGTGGTCGACGACTACCTGACCGTCACGGACTCGGTGCACGGGGACATCGACCAGGTCGAGTCGGACGTTTTCTCGGAGTCCGGCGCACGGACGGACCCGGGGCGCATCTACCAGCTCAAGCGTGAACTGCTGGAGCTGAAGCGGGCCGTGGTGCCGCTCAGCCGGCCGCTGGAGGATCTCGCCACCCGGCCGATCCGGGCGGTCGACCCGGAGATACAGGCGTACTTCCGTGACGTCTCGGACCATCTGCTGCGGGCGAAGGAGCAGATCGCCGCCTTCGACGAACTGCTCAACTCCATCCTGCAGGCGCACCTCGCGCAGGTCACGGTCGCACAGAACGAGGACATGCGGAAGATCACGGCGTGGGCCGCGATCGTCGCCGTCCCGACGATGGTCTGCGGGGTCTACGGCATGAACTTCGACCACATGCCGGAGCTGCACTGGCGGTACGGCTACGGCATGGTGATCGGCGTGATATCCGTGGCGTGTTTTGCCCTGTACCGGGGGTTCCGGCGCAGCGGCTGGCTCTGA